ataaagtaaatgtataaatttatttttcatattgaAAAAACCATTCAATGCAATTCAATTTTGTATTCTTAAGAATAcgaattcaattaattaattaagtcaTTAATTCCCGAAGCTCAGAACATTTTTATCCTGCCAGatattaattaacaaactAACTCTAACATTTCAGCTTTACTCCCGTAATTTTCTTATCTTAGTAACGCATAAAATATGAGAATTAATGGCCGGTGATAACTGACATTTTTAGCACCATCATAACAATCTTAATTAGGTACTACAAGTGTAAATCAATCCGCTGGAGCATTCTAAATTGCTATAACTACCTTGTTCACCCGCTTTTTAAAGAAGTACACGCAGAAGTCTCTCTCACGTTCTAAGCTGCCAACTGACAAGCGGGGTAGCTTAATTAAGTTGAAAATTTATGAAGTTCTTTATCAACAGAAATTCATTAGCCAGAACCTAAAACAAGTACAAAGTATtgccaaagaaaaaatacaaaataatttcctTAGAAAAGGATTTCCTctgaaaaggcaaaaaaaaaaaaataaaaattaaaaaggaacgGGAGGCGGGAGCTCAGACTTAGACAGAAAGTTCAAAAGGAGGAAAAGACCTGCAATGAGGCATACGAAAAGCCGAAAGACGCGATGCGCACAAAAGATGATTAATAATCTGCAAGACAGACTCTGACTCTCAAACACTCCCCACTAACCCGCACAGGAAAATCCTTGTTTGGGGAGTGGGAAAAGACAAATGTCTTGGCTGCGTGGTCTCTTTCACAGTTAATTTAAGTTTCCAGGCGAAACGGATGCAGGACCTGGCTGGAAAAAGAATTTTGCTGATTTTGTCAACTGTTTGTCGCTGATAAAATTATTAGCTCTCCTTTTGTTTCAGCCCCCTGTCACAAAAACCGGAAACGGGGAGAGGggcatttcttttttttttttttggtcgtggccaaatttttgtattaaaatgcaaattttttgttaattttgttgtttttgttttaatcagCGGGAAGCCACTGTGGTTGCACTTGGGTGGTGATGAATGTTGAACCCCGGCGTATGTCAGGAACCAGGAGTCCGGGGTCCCAGGCTCCGTGACTTTGCACCCCAGGgctgaaattgtttttttttttctaaatgatgttctaatttctttttactggttttaatttttaatttccgtACAAATAGAGCTTGTAATGAGAATATTTTGTtctgaaaaaacaaaaaaaaaaatatatcattaGAAAATACCAGAGATGTATAAAAATGCCTTGCatccataaataaattaaataaatattaaggtCTATACGCTGAACAGTTTGTTTTGAGTTCAGACCATTAGTTAAACTCTTAGTTAAGTGCTTGTGAGGCGAATTTTGATGTGCTCCAGTCCGCATTTTCTGCTCTCCTATCTGGCAGGCATCTAAAGGCACCGCGTTCGGTTCACAGACGCGAGCGAGAGACATAAACAATTAAACTCATTTGACGATTAATTACGCGCCGCTTCCAAATCGCGTGTGCTGCCACCACAGCCTGCAGCCGCCGCAAAATTGTTCTATCACAACACAATACAACACAACACAGCAGAGCAGCTACAGCGAAAAGCCAGCGACAAGAACAACACCCACAGCTAAAGTACAAATTCATTTGCTGCTAAAGACACAAGAGGAACTTGCATGTCGTGTCATAATCTTGATGAATGCATAATTGCATGCCATGCTCCCAAGCACGCCGCCTCTCATCCACCGATCTGATCTGCAGCACTGTGGCCTGATCGAAATGGGTTTAAATGTCAACCAGCATAAGAACGGACCCGAAAGAAGACcaattttccaaatattttcatgttttCCAATTTCATTATTCGAATAGGAATTGAAACTTGTTCCGGtacactcaaaaaataataatgttactGCAAATACATGCATAAGTAttatgttttctatttttgagtgagaggaaattttttttaaagaaaaatgtaacttaaaataatgttacaaaaaactttatttaaacaagccttttcttaaaataaaaatgttcgaCATATACTATGCAAGTTTAACACTATACATTTTCAAATGTAATGCCTGGTTgctaatattataattttagaaaaacttcttaaaattaatttttaagtttaaacagATTTTTGTCTGAGTACATCTATACAGCATGCAATACATGAATTATGCGGCAATTAATTAATGAGGAATTTCCAAACCAAGCCGAACTAAACCAATCGCCATACAACCACAAATGGCAGCCACCATCATCTTGACTCGACTCATTCATAGACTTTGTGCGTTTCAGGGGAGAGAGCCAGATATTGGTGACCTAAATTATTCaattcgtttttatttatttttaattttttgatttgttgcaATAACTCCCCACACCACTCCGCTTCACTGAACGAACGCGAGAGCAAAGGGGTCTGCTTGTTTGTGTAACTATTTATTCTAATTTGACCCGCTTATTGAGAGGCCCGCCCTTCGGCGCCCCACTCACCCCGTTGGCCATTAATTGATGCAGCCGCTTAAATGATGAATCactttttcattaaaatttgactttGAGTGTGACCCCCATGTGGCTGGCGTTGACTTTTATGTGGTTAATAGTTAGCTTTCCAATGATAGATATTCCACAATTGTCGCTGGTGGAATTCAAGCATGTGTCTCTTTGTATTACGTTTCTTTGTCTACATTTGCAAGTACAATGAACCAGAATCGGTAGCTTCTTCAAACATCAAACTCGTGCTGAACAAGCTGACCCATAAAGCccaacataaaacaaaaaaaaaatgcatggTGCGAGAAAGAATTGCAGAGAATCAGAAAGTGCTAGCCGATTGCACACCTGCACATGAGAACGAAACGTGAATGTGGACAGCAATGTAAAACGTACTTAAGCTGGGGTGAAGGCCACCAAATGACAGTTGAACTTTCAGTTCTATTCCAAAAGCAAGCATATTTTGTGTTCCCAAAATGAGTCCTTCGTTTGCGACTCTCATGTTGCTATTCATGGTGGCTGCTTATGCAGCAGATCTGTCTTCAAATCAGTTGGCAGGCATCGAGGACTTTCCGGACTTTGAGGATAATTTGGACTCCGACGATGTTACGGTAACAGAGGCCTCAAATGGAACCAAAGTACTAACGGAAGCCACAATAATAACGGGAACCACCATTTCCTCAATTGTAACCACAAATGATACCAAAACTGGTCCCACAGCTAGTCCTATATTTGTTAATGCAGGAGAAAAAGATACTAATGTTTCTTTCTCAGCGGGATCTGTAAATGCTACCACATCTGATTCCGCAGAAGATTCCTCAACTGTTCTTACCACAAAGGATTCTAGAACGATTGACTCTGTTTCAACCATATCACCAACTACAACTCAATCATCTACCATAAATGGTTTCACAACCACTGTTTCCACCAGTAATCCAGCTACTACTATTTCCACAACAAGAGTTTCCACAGCAACTGACTCTACAATAACTGTTTCCACCACACTTTCTACAACCGATGAATCTTCACCGTCTGATTCTACCACGGACTCTTCAACAACGGTCCCGTCTGCCCCACCTGCCTTAACAACTGATTCCACAACAGATAAATCCACAGCATCCTTTTCCACCACAGATTCAACAACAGAGTGGACATGATTCAACAAAAGATTCAACAAAGATTCAACAACAGATTCAACAACAGATAATTCTTCAACTTCCGATTCCACCACAGACTCAATAAAGGATTCCACAATAGATAAATCTACAACTTCTGTTTTCTTCACAGATTCAACACCAGTTATAACCACCACAACTGAACAACAAACGGAAGACGAAATCGTTTTGTCCCTCTTGGCTGAAGGTTTCGCTGGTCTAATTGAGTCCGATTCTTTGATTAATGCCATCAGCACACTAAACTGGAACATAAGCGCAGGCCTTGACAATCAGTCAGAGTATTTTGGTCTAATCGAAAATACAGAAGAGCTTCTGCAAAACACCACGAAAGCACTTCTGTCTTGGGAGGCCAAACTTCTTCAAGAAGTCGTCAATTCCATACAAAGGATAGACTTATTGGCCAACCGCACAAGCGACACCATAACACATTTGCTTAGATTCCAAAAGTTTTACCACGATCGGATCAAGCACCTTGGTGGTAAACTTAAAGCAACCCAAAGTGAAATCCTTCGCAGATCTAAGAGATTGGACAACAAGATCAACTTTATTGACCAAATACTTAGGACATACATCGAGCCAAAAGTAAATGGTTTAACACAATCTTTGGCCAATTTAAATACTTCCCAAGTCAATTCTCAAATAGAGCTGGAGAACCTGTCTATAGTTGAGAACCTTACCAAGGCTTCTATTATTAAGATGTCGTCTTTGAATAACCAAATAGCTATATTCAACCAAGCTCAAGAAAGCCGTTTCTACGCACTAGACATCGACGTTAAGTCCTGGGCTCCCACTAAACTCAACACGATAGACGATCTCTTTCAGACTCTAAGTATTTCCCAAAAACGAACCGATTTGGCATTGGCCATCTGCGGATCATTGATCTATTATCCCAATAGCTATTCTAGTCGtttggaaaacaataaaattcacTACGTCAACTACGAATCAGAAAAGCATTAAATAGATAACCCTGACGAGATTTCAAGTGGCGAGGATGACATTAGACCTCCTccaaaaaaatctaaactGAAGATAGTTTAAATGGAAACCAAATTAAGACAACCAATCAACAACCCCGACTAGTAAATATagttaagttaaaataaaaaacacaatacgTATTGTATATTATTAAAGTAGTTATCAAATGTAAAGCAATGTATCAATCCAACCCTCCCACTCTTGCTCCCAAATAAAAAACCGTTTAAAGTGCAATACtggaaaaatacattttctgcTACGGTTTTCATGTTCTCGAGCACAAATTGTGCTTGGCAAATATGCGGACTATTTTGGCTGGCTATCAATTTACAGACAAGGGAACACCGTGAAGCTGCTGAGCGAAACCGATACCATGATATCCCGAGATGTCGGGGACCCCAGAACGAATCCCAGACCAAACCGGGAACTACAAATGTCTTCCAGAGGCTGAGAGGATGGCGCGAAACAAAAGTCAAAACAAGCGCAACATGAATGAACCTTTTAACATACTTGTAGTTACTAATTCCAGGTGACAGGCGACACAATGAGTCGAAGTGGATTTTTCATTTGTGGCCATTGTTGGACCCTCACGGGTTTCGGGATTCGGCATTCGGGATTCGGGAGGCGGGGGTGTTCTGGCAGAGGAGCAGCCCATAAACAGAGGACACAACAAAGTTGTTGCAACAACAGCGTCCATCGGCTGcaaaagtgaccaaaatcaGGGGCTACCAAAGTAGTAACAGATGCTCTGCTCGATGCGAAGGTGTTGCCATTGGCCTCTGAGGACCCGCAATCGGGAGTCCCGCATATCGCCGTTCTCGAGAGCATCTCTCTGGGCACACGACATATACAACATATCCTTTTCCCTTTTGGCTGAACTTCTGTCtgtttctccttttttttttttttggcacaagCCGGGCAATAAATTATCAGATACAAAATCGAGTCCAAGCCGAAGTCAAAACAAAGGCATAAACACTCGCACTCGACGGACGACTGAGATGGCAACAAAGCACGCACTCGACCAATTGACGACACAAAagaccaaaacaaaaccagaatCGGAATCAGAATCAGTATCAGTATGGAGCCCAGTAACAGAATcagaagcaaaacaaaacaaatcgagAGGCTGCCGCTGCCCAGAATGCAGAATGAACAGAAGAATGCCCGAAAAGCATGGGCATAAACACTGACAACATGCTGCGACACGGAATGGCTCGGAGAAGCCCCCGATCCTTGGGTATGGGGTCTACACCCAAAACAATAGTGCTAAGTTTACGACCATAACCACGTAAATAAGGCAGTTAAATATGGAATGCAAGAAAAcctatttatataaacattaatttgtatagtattgcaaaaattttaagaagatattttttatatgctgAACAACCAAtgtaacaaataataaaaaaaaagtaaaatgtaaAAGTAAATCCATTTGATCTAATCAACAAATTACATACTTATAAGTTGCagatttgttaatattttttttaaattttgccaAGGTATAGAAACTTTTACCCAAATTTACTAGTACCTGTTTTTACAAACAATAcccctttttaaatttttaaactcataaatatttgaaaaaaatttaataaactttctAAACGTATACAAACATTaattcaatatacatataatattttaattcatacttataatttatatatgttgtaaacatgtttaaaatatttgtacattATTCAAATGACGTTCATAGacgtataaaaattattaaaaaagatgACCTTAACTTACTGATATATTTCTGGCATTTTTGGATAACATTTCCTTTAAGTGTATAGTCTCCCTTCGGTTCTTGGTTATCGGAAGCAGACGCACCAAATGACAACTTCGAGGGCAAAGTCAATGAGCGCCTTCCTGCTCCCTGTTatcgcctgctgctgctcctttcCCCGCGCTACTCCTGCTGACCAGAGGACAAAAGGATCCCGGCGTGTTGCAAATCAAAACATGGACACAACGACAGCAAACAAAACTCTGAACATGCGTCGCAATgcaaagaaatattttcactCAGCCAGCTGAAACATGCAAACAGCTAACTTGTTGTTTAACTTAGTTTATGGAGCTGCTTTAAGGGGAATATTAAGAATTTCCAAGAGCTAAAAGAACATTTTCTCTTGggtaatttaattgtttgtatCAAGAAAGCAGCAACTTTGAAATTTAGAGGCAAGAATCCCCTTTTCGATTCCCCTTTCTTGCTTCTTTTAGCCGATAAGCACCACTCCATGATTTCCCATCGTTACCACTTAATTAAACCCAATTAATctacaatataaattattaaatttcataaagcaacaaaagttaaataacttaCACTCAGTCTGACGAGAGATTTCGACACCCAAAACCAAGTAACCAGAAACAGCCGccccaacaacaaaaacagaaccACATCTCGAAGGCAGAAGACCGAGACGATGGAGATGATGATTATGAAGCCCAGAAGAGAGTGGCCCAGAGCTGGGGATTCGAGGATTACGGGGATTTGGGGGGATTGGGGGGCTACAGGATTGGTATCAGAATCAGGCACCTCGGCAGCTTCATGCTGTGCGCGATTCATGTTTGGTGATTAAAGTAAAGTTCGTAAATTTACAGTTTTCATCAAAGGGGCGACTGTTA
This genomic window from Drosophila gunungcola strain Sukarami chromosome 3R, Dgunungcola_SK_2, whole genome shotgun sequence contains:
- the LOC128252388 gene encoding papilin, with the protein product MSPSFATLMLLFMVAAYAADLSSNQLAGIEDFPDFEDNLDSDDVTVTEASNGTKVLTEATIITGTTISSIVTTNDTKTGPTASPIFVNAGEKDTNVSFSAGSVNATTSDSAEDSSTVLTTKDSRTIDSVSTISPTTTQSSTINGFTTTVSTSNPATTISTTRVSTATDSTITVSTTLSTTDESSPSDSTTDSSTTVPSAPPALTTDSTTDKSTASFSTTDSTTEYSTTDSTTDNSSTSDSTTDSIKDSTIDKSTTSVFFTDSTPVITTTTEQQTEDEIVLSLLAEGFAGLIESDSLINAISTLNWNISAGLDNQSEYFGLIENTEELLQNTTKALLSWEAKLLQEVVNSIQRIDLLANRTSDTITHLLRFQKFYHDRIKHLGGKLKATQSEILRRSKRLDNKINFIDQILRTYIEPKVNGLTQSLANLNTSQVNSQIELENLSIVENLTKASIIKMSSLNNQIAIFNQAQESRFYALDIDVKSWAPTKLNTIDDLFQTLSISQKRTDLALAICGSLIYYPNSYSSRLENNKIHYVNYESEKH